TGTCGAAAAGAGCAAAACTAACCCGAACCGGAAGTAAAATCCCCATGCCCAGCCAGGGGGATCAATTCTAACTTCAACTGGCCGGAATTTGGAAATCCGTGGTTTGGGACCTATATCACTGTCATGACACAGTATTTTGGGCCTATTTCGTGTATGACATTACATGTATATAAACTTTCGGAAAAAATAGGGTCTATTCTGACAGGGCACCCACCTACCACCCTGCCTATATAGAGTTTAACTACATAAATTTCTGTAGATTTCTTGCCTGTCGCTCCGGGGGGTACCGGTACCCACGCTCATTTCATTGGCTCCTCAATCCCCTTCAGAGACATCAGGGGAACTCTAACCCCCTACACTCGAGGGCGCTTCTTCCTatagaaataaaatagaattataaTCATTAGGCTGAGGTCTTATTCTGCTAGACAAAAATTCTATGTAGAAAGGCCGTAGGTGGGTGCCCCTGTCAGAATAGACCACCCAAATTATCATAGTGTGATCTGTTTAGTCAAGAGCTGATGTATAGATTAGCCATAGATTAACTACAACCGGGCGTAAAATTATAGTATCACACGTAGGAATACTCtattttccttgatatcattATAGCGTCCACCCCGGCCAATATCAAATTACTATACTAATTATAGACGAAAAGTAGGATCTGATTTGCGCATATACCTACAAGGACTATGGTTCAATTGTCATTCCACCATAGTTGTCCAATGTAATTATAATGCCACAGAGTCCAAGTTgactatatagatatcaCAGATACCATAGTTATCGGAAACTACCAAGCTTCGAAATGGAATTTTTATAGTTTAGGTCATTGTACCCGTAGACATCGATGACACGTCAATTGCGTATAGTATTAGTTATTAGAAATTGTACCTCATGCTAACTTTCTACCAGCTTATCTGGGTTGAGCTCATGAGTATCCGGTGGAAAGATGTTCATGAAATCATtccttggtgaagttgtGATAGCTTCAACCAATGGTGGTTTATACAACAACTCGATAGTAGCTATAAATATCTTATTGGCCAGCAGGGTTGCTATTATTCGAGGTGGATGTGAAGTAGAGGTGTAGACATGAGAGGGTCTCAAGTGTCTCTTCGCTTCTCGTGCACCCGCAACATCAAGACAGCACTCAAGGATATTGCCAAAGTTCTCATTAGTGTATTCCTCACCATATTTCTTAGTAGAACCTCTCAGCTCCACCAATGATCTTCAAATTAGGCTTCAAGTCAGGATAGCTAGACATTTTGCACGTTATGGCTTGCATAGTAAGATTTGCATGGATTtgactctctttctccaatgAACGAACAGGAGTGCGGATTCATTATTTAGAACCCTTGGGTACCAGAGTGGATATTGGTCTCTACGACTAAAATACACATCAGTCCGCTTCACAACCATCACATTGTCCTGAAAACACCGAATACACCGGCCAGCTCGTCGAGCGAGACTGCATGGTTGCAGTCAAACAAAATGCTTCTGCGATGGCTCTCCCCCTTGTACGGCTCACTCACTAGCCTAGAGTCATGTCCTTCGGAGCTTGGCCCATACACCCTAGCCGTGAAATTGGTAGCGATATCACCATCTGTGACTGCTGGCCACGGGTGGATGCCGTGACAAAACTTGAAGAAGTCTTCTGCAAAGGCAGTCGCAACACGTTGTTGGGAGGGTGTCATGAACTCTTGAAAGTTTTGGGTTAGATATGCAACGTCAAGGATGTGGGTTGCCCTTCCTTTCCAGGGTCCCTCCCATGGATTTCCTTCATTGAAGTAGTAAACGTGAGAGttccccctccaaccccGTGTGAGAGTCAGAACAGGCGCAAAAAAACAGATATCATTGATGTAATCAAGTACTGCAGGTAATGCTTCGTCGTCGGACATGCCCCTGCTGATACCATATTCGCTCAGGATGCGTTGCGCCACATCAGGCTGTGATGATAGTACGTTGTTCATCGCTGTGGTAAGTTTCTCCACACAGTTTTCCTTTAGGTTTGGCATGATCAATCCTACAATGCTGGCCTAAATCGCATAACAGTGTCAGCTTGTGATAAGCATATCGCGACTTCTCAATGAAACAAACTCACATCCATCTGGCAGTCACCGATCATCAGCTCAGTGCACCAATTGCTTTTCTCTGACAAATCAGAAATTCTATCAGCTGTTTGAGCATGTGTAGCGGTCGATGCCACCAAGTAACCGTCCACTGCGGGGGCAGCCAGAATTGAGGGAGGCAATGAGGCAATCAGCTCTTGGGCTGGCTTTTCCAGCAGAGATTGGATCCTCTCCTCTGTGCTCGCACTTTCTAAACCCAGTGCCAATATCGCTTGCCGATAATTCTGCTCATGAATGTCATACGGTAAA
The sequence above is a segment of the Aspergillus oryzae RIB40 DNA, chromosome 3 genome. Coding sequences within it:
- a CDS encoding uncharacterized protein (predicted protein): MPNLKENCVEKLTTAMNNVLSSQPDVAQRILSEYGISRGMSDDEALPAVLDYINDICFFAPVLTLTRGWRGNSHVYYFNEGNPWEGPWKGRATHILDVAYLTQNFQEFMTPSQQRVATAFAEDFFKFCHGIHPWPAVTDGDIATNFTARVYGPSSEGHDSRLVSEPYKGESHRRSILFDCNHAVSLDELAGVFGVFRTM